The following proteins are encoded in a genomic region of Triticum dicoccoides isolate Atlit2015 ecotype Zavitan chromosome 1B, WEW_v2.0, whole genome shotgun sequence:
- the LOC119349451 gene encoding 60S ribosomal protein L35a-1-like, protein MVQGRQGQRVRLYVRGTILGYKRSKSNQYESTSLLQVEGVNTKEDVSYYAGKRIAYVYKAKTRSSGTTVRCIWGKVTRPHGNSGVVRAQFRSNLPATSMGKKVRVFMYPSST, encoded by the exons ATGGTGCAGGGACGCCAGGGCCAGCGCGTCAGGCTCTACGTGCGGGGCACCATCCTGGGCTACAAGAG gtccaAGTCGAACCAGTACGAGAGCACGTCGCTGCTGCAGGTGGAGGGGGTGAACACCAAGGAGGACGTGTCGTACTACGCCGGCAAGCGCATCGCCTACGTCTACAAGGCCAAGACCAGGAGCAGCGGCACCACCGTCCGCTGCATCTGGGGCAAGGTCACGCGCCCCCACGGCAACTCCGGCGTCGTGCGCGCGCAGTTCCGGTCCAACCTCCCCGCCACCTCAATG GGCAAGAAGGTCCGCGTCTTCATGTACCCCAGCAGCACCTAA